The sequence below is a genomic window from Streptosporangium lutulentum.
CACCCCGAGCACCAAGGCGCCGCTCGGCCAGCACGACGAGGGCATCACCTTCGGCGACGTGGTCGCGCAGGAGGGCGCCGAGGTCGCCGAGGAGCTCAGGCGGATCACGCTGGAGGTCTACGGGCGGGGAGCCGAACTCGCCGCCGAGCGCGGTGTCATCATCGCCGACACCAAGATCGAGCTGGGCTGGGCCCCTGACGGCACGCTCACCCTCGGCGACGAGGTGCTCACCTCGGACTCCTCGCGGTTCTGGCCGGCCGACGACTGGAAGCCCGGCCGCACGCAGTTCTCCTTCGACAAGCAGTACGTCCGCGACTGGGCGACCGGCACGGGATGGGACAAGAAGGAACCCGCGCCGGAGGTGCCCGCCGAGGTCGTCGAGGTCACCCGGGCCCGCTACATCGAGGCGTACGAGCGCATCACCGGCACCTCCTGGTGAACGACGCGTGAACTCCCCGGCGCCGCGTCCCCGACGCGGCGCCTCCACGAGGGGCCGGTGTGAACGACTCGCGCGCACCGGCCTTCTCCGCGGGGACGAACGTCAGACGGCGAATTTCCTCTCCGCCGCGGCGCCCACGATGAGCGGGGTCGCGGAGGCGGAGCCGGTGGGCGCGCCGAAGTCGGCCACGATGCAGGTGATGTTGTCGGGGCCGCCGCCCCGGTTGGC
It includes:
- a CDS encoding phosphoribosylaminoimidazolesuccinocarboxamide synthase; this encodes MKLLHSGKVRDVYEDRGDIILVASDRVSVYDVILPTPIPDKGKILTRLSLWWFEQLADIVPNHVISATDVPAEFEGRAVRCRRLKMVQVECIARGYLTGQGLKDYQAAGSISGVSLPPGLVEGSQLPEPIFTPSTKAPLGQHDEGITFGDVVAQEGAEVAEELRRITLEVYGRGAELAAERGVIIADTKIELGWAPDGTLTLGDEVLTSDSSRFWPADDWKPGRTQFSFDKQYVRDWATGTGWDKKEPAPEVPAEVVEVTRARYIEAYERITGTSW